From a single Planctellipticum variicoloris genomic region:
- the waaF gene encoding lipopolysaccharide heptosyltransferase II, whose translation MKLAIYLPNWVGDAVMATPALRALRLAHRDAELVGIMRPVIGDVLAGLDLFDRTILYQKKSQPSALSGWKLWRRLQSEHFDAAVLLPNSLRSAWLAWVSGARRRIGFDRDGRRWLLTDAVPAPQRRVPHPALDDYLTLAARAGGLLATRQLELALLPEDRQAVQKVLATFPESWQNRPLVTLNTGGAFGGAKNWPRESFAELARRLVDELGARVLVLCGPAERDDARWIAEAARHPAVLSLAGEPLSIGLTKAAVEASQLMVTTDSGPRHFAAAFDVPVVTLFGPTHIAWSETHFARAEHVQLAVDCGPCQQRECPLGHHKCMRELSVDQVFATASRLWSRHSARRDAA comes from the coding sequence ATGAAACTGGCCATCTATCTCCCGAACTGGGTCGGCGACGCCGTGATGGCGACCCCCGCGCTGCGGGCGCTCCGTCTGGCCCACCGGGACGCGGAGCTGGTCGGAATCATGCGTCCGGTGATCGGGGACGTGCTCGCCGGGCTCGATCTGTTCGACCGGACCATTCTCTACCAGAAGAAATCCCAGCCGTCCGCCCTTTCCGGGTGGAAGCTCTGGCGACGCCTGCAGTCCGAACATTTCGACGCCGCCGTGCTCCTGCCGAACTCGCTCCGGTCGGCCTGGCTGGCGTGGGTTTCCGGCGCCCGTCGGCGGATCGGCTTCGACCGCGACGGCCGTCGCTGGCTGCTGACGGATGCAGTCCCCGCCCCCCAGCGGCGCGTGCCGCATCCGGCGCTCGACGACTATCTGACGCTGGCCGCCCGGGCCGGCGGACTGCTTGCGACCCGCCAACTGGAGCTCGCCCTGCTGCCGGAAGACCGTCAGGCGGTGCAGAAGGTCCTCGCCACGTTTCCGGAGTCGTGGCAGAATCGACCGCTGGTCACCTTGAACACGGGGGGGGCGTTCGGCGGGGCCAAGAATTGGCCACGGGAGTCCTTCGCCGAGCTCGCTCGACGGCTTGTCGACGAGCTGGGAGCGCGCGTGCTGGTCCTCTGCGGACCGGCCGAACGGGACGACGCCCGCTGGATCGCCGAAGCCGCCCGGCATCCCGCCGTCCTCAGCCTGGCCGGCGAGCCGCTGAGCATCGGCTTGACCAAGGCCGCAGTCGAGGCGTCTCAACTGATGGTGACGACCGACTCCGGCCCCCGGCACTTCGCGGCGGCGTTCGATGTCCCCGTGGTCACGCTGTTCGGTCCCACGCACATCGCCTGGAGCGAAACCCATTTCGCCAGGGCGGAACACGTCCAGCTCGCCGTCGACTGCGGTCCGTGCCAGCAGCGCGAGTGCCCGCTGGGGCACCACAAGTGCATGCGAGAGCTGTCGGTGGACCAGGTCTTTGCAACCGCCAGCCGGCTCTGGTCACGTCACTCCGCCCGGCGCGATGCCGCCTGA
- a CDS encoding bifunctional serine/threonine-protein kinase/formylglycine-generating enzyme family protein, translating to MHDPTIFETALNQPTPADRAAYLDRVCAGNPEQRRELETLLAAHDAAGGFLERPVVEQFGGSVPATQVRSSLPEAKTVAGDLVGLEFLAPATRPDSLGRLGHYHILAVVGQGGMGTVFKAFDEQLHRIVAIKIISGELAAHATARRRFIREARAAAAIAHEHVVTIHAVDEEHRPPFIVMQYVEGCSLQEKLDRQGPPSLPEILRIGYQIAAGLAAAHKQGLVHRDIKPANILLENGVERVKLTDFGLARIADDASHTQSGVIAGTPQYMSPEQAEGLTVDHRSDLFSLGSVLYVLCTGHAPFRATTTLAVLKRVCEDAPRPIREINPDIPEWLCAIISRLLAKDPQDRYQTAEEVARLLSEHLAHQQGLAPAPLQSEPVVARVRRTYRWLASRFSLATAAMILFIVVLLVGPTISLRIAGRGRLSFRQSDGTIRLEVYRDGQLIGDYGGFDNVEIAAGTYEFRPVPASGYRFYDMVANRRTWPWTFQHQQWRAPTMTYRIYPGDDIHVLMSVTAEPERPKLPIVPKAEPKPLSAEEAAAVQAAYADQHALPVQLADPLGITLRLIPPGEFEMGATPEELRDLQARLTREKGSDYDKFVVSSSGPRHRVTLTQPFYLGIHEVTVAQFRLFVEETGYRSTMEEQSKPAFTWKTFAANPGVDRRPVVGVSWHDARAFCVWLSEKEGLRYDLPSEAQWEYACRAGSQTLWSFGDDERDLRQYAVFHDGIAKSVADVGSRKPNPWGLFDMHGNIDEWCLDWHQQDYYRVGPVNDPICLQEPIQPNSGKVARGGIWSNHPWATHSAIRNFDFARTPLTHKGFRVSIQGNLPRISNDLRRLKEQQQGTLPVPASSPAPAAGPADASRPE from the coding sequence ATGCACGACCCCACCATCTTCGAAACGGCCCTCAATCAACCCACACCCGCCGACCGGGCAGCCTACCTCGATCGGGTCTGCGCCGGAAATCCGGAGCAACGCCGGGAGCTGGAAACGCTGCTGGCCGCCCACGACGCGGCCGGCGGGTTTCTGGAACGCCCGGTCGTCGAGCAGTTCGGCGGATCAGTACCGGCGACTCAAGTCCGCTCCAGCCTGCCAGAAGCCAAGACGGTCGCCGGCGATCTGGTCGGACTGGAATTCCTGGCGCCGGCCACCCGGCCTGACTCACTCGGACGACTGGGCCACTACCACATTCTCGCCGTGGTCGGGCAAGGGGGCATGGGGACCGTCTTCAAGGCCTTCGACGAACAGCTCCACCGAATTGTCGCGATCAAGATCATTTCCGGCGAACTGGCCGCCCACGCCACGGCCCGCCGACGGTTCATCCGGGAGGCCCGCGCGGCGGCCGCCATTGCCCACGAACACGTGGTCACCATTCACGCGGTCGACGAGGAGCACCGGCCGCCGTTCATCGTCATGCAGTACGTCGAGGGCTGCTCGCTGCAGGAGAAGCTCGATCGCCAGGGCCCGCCGAGCCTGCCGGAGATTCTGCGGATCGGCTATCAGATCGCCGCAGGACTCGCGGCCGCCCACAAGCAGGGGCTGGTTCATCGCGATATCAAGCCGGCGAACATCCTGCTGGAGAACGGCGTCGAACGGGTCAAGCTGACCGACTTCGGCCTGGCGCGCATCGCCGACGACGCCAGCCACACGCAGAGCGGCGTCATCGCCGGAACGCCGCAGTATATGTCCCCCGAGCAGGCCGAAGGGCTGACCGTCGATCACCGGAGCGACCTGTTCAGCCTGGGCAGCGTGCTCTACGTCCTGTGCACCGGTCACGCTCCGTTCCGGGCGACGACCACGCTGGCGGTCCTCAAACGCGTCTGCGAGGACGCCCCCCGCCCGATTCGCGAGATCAATCCGGACATCCCCGAATGGCTCTGCGCAATCATCAGTCGACTGTTGGCCAAGGATCCGCAGGATCGCTATCAGACCGCCGAGGAAGTCGCCCGGCTGCTCAGCGAGCACCTGGCTCACCAGCAGGGGCTGGCGCCGGCGCCCCTTCAATCGGAACCCGTGGTCGCGAGGGTTCGCCGTACATACCGATGGCTGGCATCCAGGTTCAGTCTGGCGACGGCAGCCATGATCCTGTTCATCGTTGTGCTGCTCGTGGGGCCGACGATCAGCCTCAGAATCGCCGGTCGCGGACGACTGTCGTTCCGCCAGTCAGACGGCACGATTCGGCTTGAGGTTTATCGCGACGGGCAGCTCATCGGAGATTACGGCGGTTTCGACAATGTCGAGATCGCCGCCGGGACCTACGAGTTCCGCCCCGTTCCAGCCTCGGGCTATCGCTTCTATGACATGGTCGCGAACCGGCGCACCTGGCCCTGGACGTTTCAGCACCAGCAGTGGCGAGCGCCAACGATGACGTACCGCATCTATCCCGGTGACGACATCCACGTGCTGATGTCGGTGACTGCGGAACCGGAGCGGCCCAAGCTGCCGATCGTACCGAAGGCCGAGCCGAAGCCGCTCTCCGCCGAAGAAGCCGCCGCGGTTCAGGCCGCCTATGCCGACCAGCACGCGTTGCCCGTGCAGTTGGCCGACCCCCTTGGAATCACGCTGCGCCTGATTCCTCCCGGCGAATTCGAAATGGGGGCGACCCCTGAGGAGCTGCGCGACCTCCAGGCGCGGCTCACGCGGGAAAAGGGCTCCGACTACGACAAGTTCGTGGTCAGTTCCAGCGGGCCGCGGCATCGGGTGACGCTGACGCAGCCGTTCTACCTCGGCATCCACGAAGTCACCGTGGCCCAGTTCCGCCTGTTCGTCGAAGAAACGGGCTATCGCTCAACAATGGAGGAACAATCCAAGCCAGCATTCACCTGGAAGACGTTTGCGGCAAATCCCGGCGTCGACCGCCGACCGGTCGTCGGCGTGAGCTGGCACGACGCACGGGCCTTTTGCGTCTGGCTGAGCGAGAAGGAAGGATTGCGCTACGACCTGCCGAGCGAGGCCCAGTGGGAGTACGCCTGCCGGGCCGGCAGCCAGACCCTCTGGTCGTTCGGCGATGACGAACGAGACCTGCGGCAGTATGCCGTGTTTCACGACGGGATCGCGAAATCGGTGGCGGATGTCGGCAGCCGGAAGCCGAACCCCTGGGGCCTGTTCGACATGCACGGCAACATCGACGAGTGGTGCCTGGACTGGCACCAGCAGGACTATTATCGCGTCGGACCGGTGAACGACCCGATCTGCCTGCAGGAACCGATCCAGCCCAACTCGGGCAAAGTCGCCCGTGGGGGCATCTGGAGCAATCATCCGTGGGCCACGCACTCGGCAATCCGCAACTTCGACTTCGCCCGCACCCCGCTCACGCACAAAGGCTTCCGCGTCTCCATTCAGGGGAATCTGCCCCGGATCAGCAATGACCTGCGACGACTGAAGGAGCAACAGCAAGGAACGCTGCCGGTTCCGGCCTCGTCGCCCGCTCCCGCAGCCGGCCCTGCCGACGCCTCCCGACCGGAGTAG
- a CDS encoding ABC transporter permease, with the protein MTGKSRTLSPGALRRMRLRGLLRKELLQIVRDPSSIAIAFLLPVVLLLLFGYGVSLDAEHVPLALVVEHPTADTAAVVGAFQRSRYFRPVVMPTMPEAEAALMRRDVDGILRLRANFSERLHTPSGTAMQLIVDGSDANTARIVIGYVEGVWSHWLQDRLAETGQDFAVPVEVEQRVWFNSNLRSRNFLVPGLIAVIMTLIGGLLTALVMAREWERGTMEALLVTPVAMSEILIGKIAPYYILGMGGMGISVVMAEWLFLVPLRGSLWILIGTTSLFLLSALGMGLLISTLAKVQFVAAQIAIIATFLPAFMLSGFIFDIQSMPAVIRGVTYLLPARYFVSSLQTIFSAGDVPEILIPNGAALLLMAVVFLGLTRFVARKRLA; encoded by the coding sequence ATGACGGGAAAGTCCCGGACCCTGAGTCCCGGCGCGCTCCGACGGATGCGGCTGCGGGGATTGCTCCGCAAGGAGCTGCTGCAGATCGTGCGCGATCCCAGCAGCATCGCCATTGCCTTTCTGCTGCCCGTCGTCCTGCTGCTGCTGTTTGGCTACGGAGTCTCGCTCGACGCCGAGCATGTGCCGCTGGCTCTCGTCGTCGAGCATCCGACCGCCGACACGGCGGCGGTTGTGGGAGCTTTTCAGCGGTCGCGGTATTTCCGTCCGGTCGTGATGCCGACGATGCCCGAAGCGGAAGCCGCTTTGATGCGGCGGGACGTCGACGGCATCCTTCGGCTGCGGGCCAATTTTTCCGAGCGGCTGCATACTCCATCGGGCACTGCGATGCAGCTCATCGTCGATGGCAGCGACGCCAATACGGCGCGGATTGTGATCGGTTACGTGGAAGGGGTCTGGTCTCACTGGCTGCAGGATCGTCTGGCGGAGACCGGTCAGGACTTCGCCGTTCCCGTCGAAGTCGAACAGCGGGTCTGGTTCAACAGCAATCTCCGCAGCCGCAACTTTCTGGTGCCGGGTTTGATTGCGGTGATCATGACGCTGATCGGGGGGCTGCTGACGGCGCTGGTGATGGCGCGGGAATGGGAGCGGGGGACGATGGAGGCCCTGCTGGTCACGCCGGTCGCCATGTCGGAGATTCTGATCGGCAAGATCGCTCCCTACTACATCCTGGGGATGGGGGGGATGGGGATCAGCGTTGTGATGGCGGAGTGGCTGTTTCTGGTGCCGCTGCGCGGTTCGCTCTGGATTCTGATCGGGACGACGTCGCTGTTCCTGCTGTCGGCGCTCGGCATGGGGCTGCTGATTTCGACGCTGGCCAAGGTGCAGTTCGTCGCCGCTCAGATCGCGATCATCGCCACGTTTCTCCCGGCGTTCATGCTCTCCGGATTCATTTTCGACATTCAGAGCATGCCGGCGGTGATCCGCGGCGTGACTTATCTGCTGCCGGCCCGCTACTTCGTTTCGTCGCTGCAGACCATTTTTTCCGCCGGAGATGTTCCCGAGATCCTCATTCCCAACGGCGCAGCGCTGCTGTTGATGGCCGTCGTGTTCCTCGGACTGACCCGGTTCGTGGCTCGAAAGCGACTCGCGTAG
- a CDS encoding ECF-type sigma factor, whose amino-acid sequence MTDVTQLLQRIDTGDGRAAAELLPVVYDELRRLAAVQLGREASGHTLQATALVHEAYVRLVRGAGPDRWDHRGHFFAAAAESMRRILVDHARRKHALKRGGGQVRHDAEEYAITLPEPVEDLLALDEALTKLAAEDPEKARLVELRYFAGLTVEEAANALGISTATVKRHWTYARAWLYRELTGSPPDPNSSENLRTE is encoded by the coding sequence ATGACCGACGTGACGCAACTCCTGCAGAGAATCGACACCGGCGACGGCCGCGCGGCCGCCGAGCTCCTCCCCGTCGTCTACGACGAACTGCGGCGACTCGCAGCGGTTCAGCTCGGCCGCGAAGCCTCCGGCCATACCCTGCAGGCCACGGCCCTGGTCCACGAGGCCTATGTCCGGCTGGTGCGGGGAGCGGGACCCGATCGATGGGATCATCGCGGGCACTTTTTTGCCGCTGCGGCCGAGTCCATGCGACGAATCCTCGTCGACCACGCCCGGCGGAAGCATGCCCTCAAACGGGGAGGGGGACAGGTCCGGCACGACGCGGAGGAGTACGCGATCACGCTCCCCGAGCCGGTCGAGGATCTGCTGGCGCTCGACGAGGCCCTGACGAAGCTGGCCGCCGAAGACCCGGAAAAAGCCAGGCTTGTCGAGCTGCGGTACTTCGCCGGTCTGACGGTGGAAGAAGCCGCCAACGCCCTGGGAATCTCAACCGCAACCGTAAAGCGGCACTGGACTTACGCGCGGGCGTGGTTATATCGGGAACTGACCGGCAGTCCGCCGGATCCGAATTCCTCGGAGAATCTGCGGACCGAATGA
- a CDS encoding ATP-binding cassette domain-containing protein, translating into MTPPPSADLAGSGAVADSSEMVLEVRGVSKRFRTGGRDVQALEQVSLRLRRGRVMGLIGPDGAGKTTLMRLCAGLLLPDAGEITAVGKNVLRDPLGVQCSIGYMPQRFGLYEDLTVQENLDLYADLQGVPYDQRPARYAELMKMTGLAPFTKRLAGNLSGGMKQKLGLACVLVRSPELLLLDEPTVGVDPVSRRELWGIVGRAVENEGTSVLLSTAYLDEAERCDELVILHEGEVLGDGTPAALTAGLEGRVFLAEVPAENRRRMQAQLSAASGVTDSIIQGSRVRFVMETAAPPDTSQFRSEGMSIAVVPAAPRLEDRFVDLLRKRESTSNRKSAVPVRPSRSAASEAMIEVRDVQRRFGSFYAVKGVTFDVARGEVFGLLGANGAGKSTLFRMLCGLLPASGGTLKIAGVDVRKTAAAARARLGYMSQKFSLYGNLTVAQNLRFFSQAYGLTGSRQNEQTAWAVEHFELQGVRDATSGDLPLGYKQRLALACSLMHEPDVLFLDEPTSGVDPLARREFWQRINELSARQVTVMVTTHFMEEAEYCDRVAIMVAGEVPELDTPDAIRARARSEECPEPTMEDAFISVIESRQREIDA; encoded by the coding sequence ATGACGCCCCCGCCGTCCGCTGACCTTGCCGGCTCCGGCGCCGTGGCCGACTCCTCGGAGATGGTGCTGGAGGTCCGCGGCGTGTCGAAACGGTTTCGCACGGGCGGCCGCGACGTACAGGCTCTGGAGCAGGTGAGCCTGCGGTTGCGTCGCGGGCGCGTGATGGGCTTGATCGGCCCGGACGGGGCCGGCAAGACGACGCTCATGCGGCTCTGCGCCGGCCTGCTGCTGCCGGACGCCGGCGAGATCACCGCCGTCGGAAAGAACGTTCTCCGCGATCCGCTCGGGGTGCAGTGCTCGATCGGCTACATGCCGCAGCGGTTCGGTCTGTACGAGGATCTGACGGTTCAGGAGAACCTCGACCTCTACGCGGATCTGCAGGGGGTTCCTTACGATCAGCGGCCGGCGCGCTATGCCGAACTGATGAAAATGACCGGACTCGCGCCGTTTACGAAGCGTCTGGCGGGGAATCTTTCGGGGGGCATGAAACAGAAGCTGGGGCTGGCGTGCGTGCTGGTCCGTTCGCCGGAACTGCTGCTGCTCGACGAGCCGACAGTGGGGGTCGATCCGGTCTCGCGACGCGAGTTGTGGGGGATCGTCGGGCGGGCGGTGGAGAACGAAGGGACGAGCGTGCTGTTGAGCACGGCGTATCTCGACGAAGCCGAACGCTGCGATGAACTGGTGATCCTGCATGAGGGCGAGGTGCTGGGTGACGGGACGCCCGCCGCGTTGACTGCCGGCCTGGAAGGGCGAGTTTTTCTGGCGGAGGTCCCGGCCGAGAATCGTCGTCGGATGCAGGCGCAATTGTCGGCGGCGTCGGGCGTCACCGATTCGATCATTCAGGGGAGTCGAGTCCGGTTTGTCATGGAAACCGCCGCTCCGCCCGATACCAGTCAGTTTCGATCCGAAGGAATGTCGATTGCCGTGGTTCCGGCGGCGCCGCGGCTGGAAGACCGGTTTGTCGATCTGCTGCGCAAACGCGAGTCGACATCGAACCGGAAGTCGGCCGTTCCGGTCCGGCCTTCGCGGAGCGCCGCGTCCGAAGCCATGATCGAAGTTCGCGATGTCCAGCGGCGTTTCGGGAGTTTTTATGCCGTCAAGGGGGTGACGTTTGACGTCGCCCGGGGGGAGGTGTTCGGGCTGCTGGGGGCGAATGGCGCCGGCAAGTCGACGCTGTTTCGGATGCTGTGCGGGCTGCTGCCGGCGAGTGGCGGGACGTTGAAGATCGCCGGCGTCGATGTCCGGAAGACGGCCGCGGCGGCCCGCGCGCGACTGGGCTACATGTCGCAGAAGTTTTCGCTGTACGGGAATCTGACGGTGGCTCAGAACCTGCGGTTCTTCAGTCAGGCTTACGGGCTGACGGGAAGCCGGCAGAATGAACAGACGGCCTGGGCCGTCGAGCATTTTGAGCTGCAGGGCGTTCGCGACGCCACGAGCGGGGACCTGCCGCTGGGCTACAAGCAGCGACTGGCTTTAGCGTGTTCGCTGATGCACGAGCCGGACGTGCTGTTCCTGGATGAACCGACGTCGGGCGTGGATCCGCTGGCCCGGCGGGAGTTCTGGCAGCGCATCAACGAGCTCTCCGCCCGGCAGGTGACGGTGATGGTTACGACGCATTTCATGGAAGAGGCCGAGTATTGCGACCGGGTTGCGATCATGGTCGCGGGGGAAGTCCCGGAGCTGGACACGCCGGATGCGATTCGCGCCCGGGCCCGTTCGGAAGAGTGTCCCGAACCGACGATGGAGGATGCGTTCATCTCGGTGATCGAGTCCCGCCAGCGGGAGATCGATGCATGA
- the rfaE2 gene encoding D-glycero-beta-D-manno-heptose 1-phosphate adenylyltransferase, with translation MSQHLVEIVEQLGTPRILVLGDLILDRYVWGDAERISQEAPVILLREERQENRLGGAANVANMLRGLDAEVTLAGIVGHDSDGVLVSQELERSGVNCSAVMSDPDRPTTVKVRFMGRAQHRHPHQMLRVDREVRRPVSSELARQFLRQTLPRLRDFDAILISDYAKGVCTSEVLQPLIEAARKAGIPVVADPAAGGDYNLYRGAAGVTPNRSETGKATGRDVRSISEAFLAGDQLVEQFDLDMAFVTLDRDGIVLARRDAEPIHLPTRTREVYDITGAGDMVLAMIGVGMAAGVDPVSLSRLANIAGGLEVEQIGVVPISRREILTDLLQGARRSGGKVCTLSELQKQVSARKKIGQQIVLTNGCFDLLHAGHVSYLQEAAREGDCLIVAVNSDDSVRRLGKAPDRPIFDQDYRAQMLAALESVDYVVVFDEDTPHSVLETLKPHVLVKGGTYRDDEIVGREVVQSYGGRVKALGITPGLSTTDIVRRLREESAHTIPFPVPDAGRVERRAG, from the coding sequence ATGTCGCAGCATCTCGTTGAGATCGTCGAGCAACTCGGTACGCCCCGGATCCTGGTCCTGGGGGACCTGATCCTCGACCGCTACGTCTGGGGCGACGCCGAACGCATCAGCCAGGAAGCGCCTGTCATCCTGCTCCGCGAGGAACGTCAGGAAAATCGACTCGGCGGCGCCGCGAACGTCGCGAACATGCTCCGCGGTCTGGATGCCGAAGTGACGCTCGCCGGCATCGTCGGCCACGACTCCGACGGCGTGCTGGTCTCGCAGGAGCTCGAACGATCAGGCGTCAACTGCTCCGCAGTCATGAGCGATCCCGATCGCCCGACGACCGTCAAAGTCCGGTTCATGGGCCGGGCTCAGCATCGACATCCACATCAGATGCTGCGAGTCGACCGCGAAGTCCGCCGGCCGGTCTCGTCCGAGCTGGCCCGCCAATTCCTCCGTCAGACGCTGCCCCGTCTGCGGGACTTCGACGCCATCCTGATCTCAGACTACGCCAAGGGGGTCTGCACCAGCGAAGTGCTGCAGCCGCTCATCGAAGCCGCACGCAAGGCGGGCATCCCGGTTGTCGCCGACCCGGCGGCCGGCGGCGATTACAACCTCTATCGCGGCGCGGCCGGCGTCACTCCCAATCGCTCGGAAACGGGCAAGGCGACCGGACGCGACGTCCGGTCGATTTCCGAAGCATTCCTTGCCGGCGACCAGCTCGTCGAGCAGTTCGATCTCGACATGGCGTTCGTCACGCTCGATCGGGACGGCATCGTCCTCGCCCGCCGGGACGCCGAGCCCATCCATCTGCCGACGCGAACCCGCGAGGTCTACGACATCACCGGCGCCGGCGACATGGTCCTCGCCATGATCGGCGTCGGCATGGCGGCGGGGGTCGATCCGGTCAGCCTCTCCCGGCTGGCCAACATCGCCGGCGGCCTGGAAGTCGAACAAATCGGCGTCGTCCCCATCAGCCGCCGGGAAATCCTGACCGATCTGCTGCAGGGCGCCCGCCGCAGCGGCGGAAAAGTCTGCACGCTCTCTGAGCTGCAGAAACAAGTTTCCGCCCGCAAGAAGATCGGCCAGCAGATCGTCCTGACGAACGGCTGCTTCGATCTACTGCACGCCGGGCACGTCTCCTATCTGCAGGAGGCCGCCCGCGAGGGGGACTGCCTGATCGTCGCGGTCAACAGCGACGACAGCGTCCGCCGACTCGGCAAAGCTCCGGATCGCCCGATCTTCGACCAGGACTATCGCGCCCAGATGCTCGCGGCCCTGGAATCCGTGGACTATGTCGTCGTCTTCGACGAAGACACGCCGCATTCAGTCCTGGAAACTCTCAAGCCTCACGTCCTGGTCAAAGGGGGGACCTATCGCGACGACGAAATCGTCGGCCGCGAAGTCGTCCAGTCCTACGGCGGCCGGGTCAAGGCGCTCGGCATCACTCCCGGGCTGTCGACGACGGACATCGTCCGCCGGCTCCGCGAAGAATCCGCCCACACCATTCCCTTCCCGGTTCCCGACGCCGGCCGGGTGGAGCGACGCGCCGGATGA
- a CDS encoding efflux RND transporter periplasmic adaptor subunit, with product MIERRTTGFVIVLMAGGLSSGCGLWFGEASRPDRLQLYGNVDIREVELAFVQSERVTELLVEEGDRVESQQLLAKLDSEGFEFAVARAEAQLETQRQVVARLESGTRPEEIREARAALEAITATAEDAATRLGRVRKLHDMKVATREELDDAEATANTTAAQQKSAQAALDLAIAGPRKEDILEAKAALKGLEAALSLARRDLKNASLLAPSDGIIRNRILQVGDMASPQKPVFTVALVDPVWVRAYVSETDLGRIWPGMKATISTDAFPDKTYDGWVGFISPTAEFTPRQVETPELRTRLVYQVRVFADNPQNELRLGMPATVHIDLGQPKSTKDSHDAPAVR from the coding sequence ATGATCGAACGTCGAACGACTGGTTTCGTCATCGTCCTGATGGCCGGTGGATTGAGTTCCGGCTGCGGGCTCTGGTTCGGGGAGGCGTCCCGTCCGGACCGGCTGCAGCTCTACGGCAATGTCGATATTCGCGAAGTGGAACTGGCCTTTGTTCAGAGCGAGCGGGTGACCGAGCTGCTGGTCGAGGAAGGCGATCGAGTCGAATCGCAGCAGCTCCTGGCGAAACTGGACTCGGAAGGTTTCGAGTTTGCGGTGGCCCGCGCCGAGGCGCAGCTCGAAACGCAGCGACAGGTCGTTGCGCGGCTGGAATCGGGGACCCGCCCCGAGGAGATTCGTGAGGCTCGCGCGGCTCTGGAGGCGATTACTGCCACGGCCGAAGATGCCGCGACCAGGCTGGGCCGCGTCCGCAAGCTGCACGACATGAAGGTTGCGACCCGCGAGGAGCTCGACGACGCGGAGGCGACCGCCAATACGACCGCCGCGCAACAGAAGTCGGCCCAAGCTGCGCTGGACCTGGCGATCGCCGGCCCGCGGAAAGAAGACATTCTGGAGGCCAAGGCGGCGCTGAAGGGGCTGGAGGCTGCGCTGTCGCTGGCTCGGCGAGATCTGAAGAACGCATCGCTGCTGGCGCCGTCGGACGGGATCATCCGCAATCGCATCCTGCAGGTGGGGGACATGGCGTCGCCGCAGAAGCCGGTTTTCACAGTCGCGCTGGTCGATCCAGTGTGGGTCCGGGCGTATGTGTCCGAGACGGACCTGGGCCGCATCTGGCCGGGGATGAAAGCGACAATCTCGACGGACGCCTTTCCCGACAAAACCTACGACGGATGGGTTGGTTTCATCTCCCCGACCGCGGAGTTCACTCCCCGGCAGGTCGAAACTCCCGAATTGCGGACGCGTCTGGTCTACCAGGTCCGAGTTTTTGCGGACAACCCGCAGAATGAGCTGCGACTGGGGATGCCTGCCACCGTGCACATCGACCTCGGGCAGCCGAAGTCGACGAAGGACAGCCATGACGCCCCCGCCGTCCGCTGA